Proteins from a genomic interval of Ciona intestinalis chromosome 9, KH, whole genome shotgun sequence:
- the LOC100184009 gene encoding Sjoegren syndrome nuclear autoantigen 1 homolog, with amino-acid sequence MNFPSPNPAATVLQSYNNEMVKCIEDLCSKRDDLRRQIESDQEEKAKLHNDIRILTNRLAKVNEDIAKKMTSQIEFDQAICETQTAYARVMETSQTLLQTVHTAGNKLKAKEAALTGSELKLPTPGPKRN; translated from the exons ATGAATTTTCCATCACCTAATCCTGCTGCTACTGTACTGCAATCATACAATAATGAAATGGTCAAATGTATTGAAGATCTTTGTTCGAAGAGGGACGATCTTCGACGTCAGATCGAGTCCGATCAAGAAGAAAAGGCGAAACTGCATAACGACATTAGAATTCTAACTAATCG gCTTGCAAAAGTGAATGAAGACATCGCGAAaaagatgacgtcacagatcgAGTTTGACCAAGCTATATGCGAGACACAGACAGCATATGCACGAGTGATGGAAACTTCACAAACGCTGTTACAGACTGTTCATACTGCTGGGAACAAACTAAAAGCGAAAGAAGCAGCGTTAACCGGATCGGAACTAAAACTTCCCACCCCAGGACCGAAACGAAATTAA
- the LOC100186388 gene encoding WD repeat-containing protein WRAP73 → MNFSELFKQTQSLVRFSPDGNYLANCVSYKVIIRAVDTLQILRLYTCMDAVQSLEWSSDSQFLLCAMYKRGLVQIWSVEQPDWTCKIDEGSAGLIHAQWSPDGRHVLTTASFNLRITVWSLVNKSISYIRFIKNSKDCLSFSASGKYLAVGECRKCKDYISIFDVESWQLLKLFETDTEDLSGIKWSPDSRVICAWEHCLWYKILIYTMDGRCLSTFKAYDWALGVKRVEWSPASQFLAVGSYDQKVRVLNYITWKSISEFGHSSHVQGDSVVVFKEVNAAAAINAIMESTKKPTELFASQSKYEFCETPVELPVTKPDPQKPNPKIGVSWMAFSPDNRYLATMDDSMKSALHIWTMKSLSLYVVIQQVDPIKCARWNPCTCRLAFSCGNNKVYLWSPSGAVSVQVPLSPLFHVHSLRWHPDGKSLVLASKEQMCVCYLQSSEKEKLTD, encoded by the exons ATGAATTTTTCTGAGTTGTTCAAGCAAACTCAATCGCTTGTGAGGTTTTCACCAGATGGAAACTACCTTGCCAACTGTGTTTCATACAAAGTTATCATCCGAGCAGTCGACACACTACAAATTCTACGTCTTTATACATGCATGGACGCAGTGCAGAGTCTGGAATGGTCATCTGATTCACAGTTTTTACTCTGTGCCATGTACAAGCGAGGTCTCGTACAAATATGGTCAGTTGAGCAACCAGACTGGACATGTAAAATAGATGAAGGATCTGCTGGTTTGATTCACGCACAGTGGAGTCCAGATGGTCGTcacgttttaacaactgcGAGTTTTAATCTCAGGATCACAGTATGGTCCCTTGTCAACAAGTCAATATCTTATATCCGGTTTATAAAGAATTCAAAAGATTGCTTAAGTTTTTCTGCCTCTGGAAAGTATCTCGCTGTTGGAGAGTGCAGGAAATGTAAAGATTACATCAGTATTTTTGATGTTGAATCATGGCAGTTGCTGAAGCTGTTTGAAACTGATACTGAAGACTTGAGTGGTATTAAATGGTCCCCTGACAGCCGTGTAATTTGTGCGTGGGAGCATTGCTTGTGGTACAAAATACTCATATATACAATGGATGGTCGTTGTCTCAGCACTTTCAAGGCGTACGACTGGGCACTTGGTGTCAAACGTGTCGAATGGTCACCAGCGAGCCAGTTTTTAGCTGTTGGAAGTTATGATCAAAAGGTTAGAGTGTTGAACTACATCACATGGAAAAGTATATCAGAGTTTGGTCATTCCTCTCATGTTCAGGGTGAcagtgttgttgtttttaaagaagTTAACGCAGCTGCAGCAATCAATGCAATTATGGAAAGCACAAAAAAACCAACAGAATTATTCGCTAGTCAAAGCAAATATGAATTTTGCGAAACTCCTGTTGAATTACCGGTCACAAAACCGGACCCTCAAAAACCAAATCCAAAAATTGGAGTTTCTTGGATGGCGTTTAGTCCAGACAATCGATATCTTGCAACTATGGATGACAGCATGAAGTCAGCACTTCATATCTGGACGATGAAATCACTTTCACTCTATGTTGTGATTCAGCAGGTTGATCCTATTAAGTGTGcaag ATGGAATCCGTGTACGTGTCGTCTTGCGTTCTCGTGTGGAAACAATAAAGTTTATCTCTGGTCACCATCCGGTGCCGTCTCTGTGCAAGTTCCGCTATCCCCTCTCTTCCATGTTCATTCTCTCAG GTGGCATCCGGATGGAAAGTCCTTGGTTCTTGCAAGCAAAGAGCAAATGTGTGTTTGTTATTTACAAAGTTCAGAAAAAGAGAAACTAACAGATTAA